In the genome of Dioscorea cayenensis subsp. rotundata cultivar TDr96_F1 chromosome 1, TDr96_F1_v2_PseudoChromosome.rev07_lg8_w22 25.fasta, whole genome shotgun sequence, one region contains:
- the LOC120258174 gene encoding LOW QUALITY PROTEIN: E3 ubiquitin-protein ligase WAV3-like (The sequence of the model RefSeq protein was modified relative to this genomic sequence to represent the inferred CDS: deleted 1 base in 1 codon) yields the protein MGSTWRKAKLALGLNLCVYVPRTLDDDVSPPSEEPETRFSTAVDGSPAAGGSDFGVLMPTTPVPTSSGLRLSKSGSRSSKRTCAICLGTMKPGQGHALFTAECSHTFHFHCITSNVKHGNHVCPVCRSKWKEIPFQGPPASELPRGRTRGNPLNGPQDDGFMTILRRLPRVDSSNRPHHLTPLFHASEPGVFDDDEPLDSHTEATNDSQHGCIKTVEIKTYPEFSAVPQLASEENFFALIHLKAPLASTREISGQNIQSNLPASQTTRAPVDLVTVLDVSGSMAGTKLALLKRAMGFVIQNLGPADRLSVIAFSSTARRLFHLRLMSESGRQQALQAVNSLVSSGGTNIAEGLRKGAKVIEDRKEKNPVCSIILLSDGQDTYTISAATGSRHAQPDYRSLVPSSILGGSGHQIPVHAFGFGVDHDSASMHSISETSGGTFSFIEAEGVIQDAFAQCIGGLLSVVVQEMRVGVECGHPGVRINCIKSGSYPNQVVDNGHVGSINVGDLYADEERDFLVSVAVPPSSEETVLLKVNCVYRDPVSQEMVHLQSEEVRIQRPGSLMAQAMSIEVDRQRNRLRAAEAMADARISAERGSLSEAVSILEGCRKMLAESLAGRSGDQLCSALDVELKEMQDRMASRQRYEASGRAYVLSGLSSHSWQRATTRGDSTDSNSLVHAYQTPSMVDMLQRSQTFSPSVRRPNPPIRPSRSFPARPQPR from the exons ATGGGAAGTACATGGAGGAAGGCTAAGCTCGCTTTAGGGCTTAATCTGTGTGTCTACGTTCCCAGAACCTTAGATGATGATGTCTCTCCTCCATCTGAAGAGCCGGAGACGAGGTTCTCGACTGCTGTTGATGGTTCGCCGGCTGCCGGCGGCTCGGATTTTGGGGTTCTCATGCCTACTACTCCAGTTCCGACTTCTTCTGGCCTTCGGCTGTCTAAATCAGGCAGCCGATCCTCAAAG CGAACATGTGCTATTTGTCTGGGCACTATGAAACCTGGCCAAGGTCATGCTCTCTTCACTGCAGAATGCTCCCACACATTTCATTTCCACTGCATCACCTCAAATGTGAAGCATGGGAATCATGTGTGCCCAGTTTGCCGGTCAAAATGGAAGGAGATCCCTTTCCAAGGACCCCCAGCTTCTGAGCTTCCTCGTGGAAGAACCAGAGGGAACCCGCTGAAT GGCCCACAAGATGATGGCTTTATGACTATCTTGCGCCGACTTCCTCGTGTTGACTCTTCCAACCGACCACATCATCTCACTCCTCTCTTCCATGCTTCAGAACCAGGTGtatttgatgatgatgagcctTTGGACTCCCATACTGAAGCGACCAATGATTCTCAGCATGGGTGTATTAAGACAGTAGAGATTAAGACATACCCTGAATTCTCAGCTGTTCCGCAGTTAGCTTCTGAAGAGAACTTTTTTGCTTTAATCCACCTTAAAGCCCCTCTTGCTAGTACAAGGGAGATATCTGGCCAAAATATCCAGTCGAACCTGCCAGCCTCACAAACCACCCGTGCTCCTGTTGACCTTGTTACTGTGCTTGATGTTAGTGGCAGTATGGCTGGCACTAAGCTTGCCCTATTGAAAAGGGCTATGGGTTTTGTGATTCAGAATCTTGGACCAGCTGATCGGCTTTCAGTCATTGCCTTTTCATCCACTGCACGGAGGCTTTTCCACCTTCGTCTGATGTCTGAATCTGGCCGGCAACAAGCCCTTCAAGCTGTTAATTCCTTGGTCTCCAGCGGTGGAACTAACATCGCTGAGGGCCTTCGGAAGGGTGCCAAAGTAATTGAAGATCGAAAGGAGAAAAATCCAGTGTGTAGCATCATCCTTTTGTCTGATGGTCAAGACACTTACACAATCTCTGCTGCTACTGGTAGCCGCCATGCACAGCCTGACTATCGATCCCTTGTGCCATCATCTATCCTTGGTGGCTCAGGGCATCAAATTCCAGTACATGCCTTTGGTTTTGGTGTGGATCATGACTCTGCCTCGATGCATTCGATCTCAGAAACATCTGGTGGgaccttttcttttattgaggcTGAAGGTGTGATCCAGGATGCATTTGCACAGTGCATCGGTGGTCTTCTGAGCGTGGTGGTGCAGGAAATGCGGGTGGGGGTGGAATGTGGGCATCCTGGTGTGCGCATCAACTGCATTAAATCTGGCAGCTACCCTAACCAAGTAGTGGACAATGGTCATGTGGGATCGATCAATGTCGGGGACTTGTATGCTGATGAAGAGAGGGATTTCTTGGTCTCTGTTGCTGTTCCCCCCAGCAGTGAAGAGACTGTGCTGCTGAAAGTGAATTGTGTTTATAGAGATCCAGTATCCCAGGAGATGGTTCATCTACAAAGTGAAGAGGTGAGGATCCAAAGGCCAGGATCTCTAATGGCACAGGCAATGTCAATTGAGGTTGATCGACAAAGAAACAGGCTTCGGGCTGCAGAGGCTATGGCAGATGCTAGAATTTCTGCTGAGAGGGGCTCGCTCTCAGAAGCAGTATCCATACTGGAGGGCTGCCGGAAGATGCTTGCAGAGTCTCTTGCAGGCCGGTCAGGTGATCAGCTCTGCTCAGCACTCGATGTGGAGCTGAAGGAGATGCAGGATAGGATGGCCAGCCGGCAGCGGTACGAAGCTTCTGGACGAGCTTATGTGCTATCTGGGCTGAGTTCGCACTCATGGCAGAGGGCAACAACCCGTGGGGACTCGACAGATAGCAATAGCCTTGTTCATGCTTACCAGACCCCATCTATGGTTGACATGCTGCAGAGGTCCCAGACATTTAGTCCTTCAGTCCGACGCCCAAATCCACCGATCAGACCTTCAAGGTCCTTCCCAGCAAGACCACAACCTAGGTAA